From the Musa acuminata AAA Group cultivar baxijiao chromosome BXJ3-1, Cavendish_Baxijiao_AAA, whole genome shotgun sequence genome, the window TCCTGGTCCTCGCCTGCCGCAGGCGACCTCCTCGTGGAGCGCACCGCCTCCGTCAACAGCCTGATCGTGGTCCTCCCCGGGTCGTTCGAGATCAGGGCGACGGTCGTCCCCGTGACAAAAGAGGACGACAGGATCCACAAGTACAACGTTCCCGCCGACGACTGCTTCGCCCACTTGGACGTGCAGTTCAAGTTCTTTGGGCTGTCGGAGCGGGTGGAGGGCGTGCTGGGGCAGACTTACCAGCCCAACTTCCAGAATCCGGTGAAGAGGGGGGTGCCGATGCCGATCATGGGCGGCGAGGACCGCTACTTCACCTCCTCTCTGCTGGCCACCGACTGCAAGCGCTGCATCTTCTCGCCGGAGGTGCCGGTGGCGCCTGAGGTGGTCGACGCTTCTGCTGGCTCCTTCGACTGCACCAGCAAGATGAGCCATGGATATGGGATAGTCTGCAGGAGGTGAGAGCGTGAGATCAtacgaggaagaagagaggaggagacaCTGAAGGACGGAGAAGGGGGTTTAGTATGAATAAGGTGGCATGGTGTTGCTGTTGagagcagtagcagcagcagcagctcatgCAGCATAGAATCTTAGTCTACATAAAAAGATTGATCAGTATTATGTGATGATACCAAGTGTGTAAGCATTATATATTATGTTTGAGAATTGTGAGGTATGATGTGGAGCAACTGCTCCTGTACTTTGCTATTGATTAATAAAGTGTTTAAGGACCTAATTACACATTATAAGTTCATTAATATATGATTTATATCAACACAAGATACACAAAATTTAAAACCTTGCATTAATTTAACACCACAACTCTCAGCACTCTTGTTTTTctgaaacttaaaaataaaaaaaatattttgttctggttttttttttggagaaaaaAAGAAACTTGCAAAGATCTGATTAAGGCCATGATCAGTGATCCAAGCACATAGTAATAATCAACTGGCAATTGTTGGTAACTTCTTGGCAAAACTATTcagcaaagaaaaaaaattgtttccTACTGCATTGTTGTTTCAAGTAAGAACTAGTTGTTGATCAAGGATTTAGAATGCATGAGTCATGTGCAGCCTCTCAAAACCAATTACTAGACAAAGAGGTTAATATGAAGTActctggaaaaaagaaaaagtttaGTGATGATCACATCCTGTTATAAAAATTTCCACAGAGATCAGAGCATAAAATAGGTAACAGTTCTGTAGGGACAGTATCAACACAGATGCTTCcatacccccccctccccccccactCCTCTCTTGTGGTTCCCCATTTACCTTGCCAATTGATGCAGAATTGAACTCCTCGTAGCTATGCTGAAAAATATATGACATAAAACTCTCAAGACAGATAAAGTAGCCAattcaagcatgttttgttccTGTATTTTTAATTCTATTCTAGGATTTTAATTAATCATACAATTATGATGGAGTGTAATTTAACAAATACAATGGTTCAGACAGCAAGGAGAAAGATACAAATATGACAAAACTTTGTACTGACTGAAATCGGTGGATAGCCCTAAAAGTATCTGGGATTAGCTACAATGATTATAGGTTTAAAAGTCATGCCAACTATTGATTTGGAATCCAAGTGAACTTTGCTCCAAAGTTTAAAGACAAATTGTAGTTTATCCGCAATGCCCCATGTATGTATCCTGTTTATGCTGCTAACATTGTGCTTTGTATTCGGcttatgggtccacatacaattATTCCGACTACTATTTCACTCACAATGGGGGTATTGAACAAGTTTTTCATAATGCTAGGGCTAATAGTTACACTGGACCTTTAAGGCATGAAAACAAATATGCAATCTCAAATGACATTCACAATGGTCTCCTAATTGTTTTCAGATAAACTGAAAAATGGAACTACAAAGTAAATAAACTTGCACAAGAAAGAAAACAGGATAAATGAAGTTCAGTATACTTTGGTCCAGGTAGCTGGGACCATAAACATCCTTATACCACAAGTCAGGTCTCTTATTCCTCATGAGCACAATGTGTGAGCCTAATGCAAACAGTAATACATAGGAAAAtggagataataataataataataataagtagagcacagtcaatgtgaaaattcaacaAGATTCAATTCAAAGAAGCAAACAAGTATCATAAGAAGAAAGTACATCCATGCAACCAAGACATTCAAGGAAATTACATCACAATTTTGGTCATACTACACTTTGACAAATCCCTATGGAATGGCATGTTGATTGTGTATATTattgtctttttctttctttttttctttgtacATCTGGCAAACTTTCTTTTAGCCGAAATAACATATTTTACCTTTTCAACTTGGCCTCATGATGCCTGAAAGGGATGCCCTCATCTTCAATACCTAGCATATGTCTAGGTTGATCAAAATGTCCAATAGGTTACAATGCATAATGAGATAAAATTCAATTGCTACCATTTCACATAAGCTTTATACACAGGACGATCATCTGCATGttatcaaatatttaaaaaatatatataatatatagcaCACCAAATGGATAGCATATTATTTCAATGTCCTCGAGTATTCATGGTTTGAGTACTCAAGACGCCAAACGTTGGAAACTTTGACTCACCCAAGTTGAGTGAACATTCAACTTGATCGACTGTCAGTCCATGGGGTAACTTTTCAGGTTCCCCTGTTTTAATAGTTGTTGTGAACCTGAAATCTATAGACTCAAAGGGAAACAGAAATGTGGTCCGGAGACAATACAAAATgttaataattaaaaaagaatatGTACCTCTATATTTTGGCATCTGTTTGTTCAGCATATTGAAGCATCATTCCCAATATGAAGACTTTTGTCACTTTGCCAAATAATATCACCAGATCATATAATTGAAATGAACAGTGTGTTTTTTCATCAAAATGGACTTGACATATTCATAGTATCATTCTGAGAGTTTAGCTTGGCTTCTTGCATCAATTTGTAGACATTCCTAGCAATCAGACCTCTCTCAATGGCATGGCTCCAGAGTAAATCTAGAATGCCACTATCATTTGCAAGTGAAGCACAGAGTGACTTGTAAATTTTAGCTGTTATCATCAATTGCTTCTTAACCATTTCATTTAGTATCTCACAAGCTGCGATCCGCTTTCCTGTGCTCAAGTAAGCATATGCAAGACTAGCATACACAAGACTATCACCTAATAAACCTTTTTCTAGCATTTTGTTGAATGCCTTCTGTGCAAAATCAACTAAACCTCGTTTGCATAGCCTTCTTATTAGAGCTCTATATAACGACTTATCCACAGAAAGACCTCTATGTGCTATCTCATCTGGGATGCTTAGCACGGCCTCCACATTGTTCAGGCTGCAGTAACTATCTACAAGCCATGAGTAAGTACTGTAGTTTGGTGCAAAACCTGCATGTAGTGGATCAGCAAGCAAATTATCATAGAGGATTAAACAAGGGATGCTAGCACCAATGTAAATTTTCTTCAAAGGGTGAAAAGCACTGAAATAGTAAATGTGAATGCAGATGAAAGTTAAAAAATATCAGACTGCTACACAAGAAGCACAATTACATTACCAAAAGGAGATATTGACAGTCTAGCAAGTCAAGCTATTAACTCACAAACCAGCTATTGGCCTAGTGGTTAATACACCTCTTACTCACGAAGTGGTGCTGTGCTAACTCTAGGAAAGTGGTTCATCTAaaatatgatttagataaaatctaatttaatttgCCAAGATGCATCTAAAAACAAACCCCCTAATACAAGAGATGCACCGTGTCATACTTACCAGGCATCTGCTAAGGAAAAATATGAAAAGTATAACTGATGCTACTGATTATATATAAAAAGTGTATCCGGTATAAACATCAAATATCATATGTGCATCACAAAAACCAAATACAATATAGACATCAAAAACATCAAATATCATACATACATCACTTGTTCAATCTTACTTGGATTCTTACTAACATCAAATATTATACAGCAAGTCTTGTTCCATTAAGTAAGCACTGCTGGAGTTGCAAACAATTTGAACCTTATCTGGTTGAGTTTACAAAACAAACATATTTTACCACTCATGTTATTCttacttttctttttcctcctgcCAATTAGTAATCAGTTTATGAGTTAAATAGATCACAATTGATAATGTACAATAGAGTCTGATATACCTGCATCCAGCATGTCTAGGAGGACTTCCTTAGCCTCGTCTAGTTCCTGAACCTTGCAGAATCCATGTATTAGGGCCTTGTATGTAAACTGGTCTAGCACTTGCCCTGATTCCAACATCTTGTTCCTAAGCTTCCATGCAAAATCCATATTTCCTCTCTTGCAATATGCATTAATCAAGGTGTTGCACGTGACATTATCAGGTTGAACCCTTCGATCATCCATCTCATTCAGCAGATCATTAACAGCCCTCATTTTGCCTTCTTCACATAGCTTACGGATGATTGCATTATATGTAGCCACCCCAGGATACATTCCTTTTGCCTCCATCTCTTCACGCAATCTAAGCCCTTCGTCGAGGTCATTAACTCTGCAGTAGCCATCAATAAGAGTAGTGTAGGTCACTTGGTTTGGAGCTGCACCTTTGATTTCCTTAAAAAGCCTCGAGGCTTCCCTCATTCTACCGTCTTTACAGAAtccatagataagagaattataaGTTACAATATCGGGATGAATTCCTTCCTTCTCCATTCTCTCCTGAACAGCCAAAGCCTCATAGTGCATGCCCTTCTTGCAATATAATGAGATCAAGGTGTTATAGGTGAACAAATCAGGACGTACCACCTTCCCATCCATCTCACTGACCAACTTCTCAGCCTTCTCAGTGTCACCCGACTTGAAACAAACATGGATCATGACATTGAGAATGTGGACATTGGCAACAACCCCCATGCGGAGGATGTCGTCGTATACATTCCAAGCTGTGGCTGTCAGTCTTGCCTTGGCTAGCGCGCTCAAGAGGGCACTGCAAGCATGTGGATCAAGCCTCAGTCCACGAGATTTCATCAGCTCAAGTATCTGGATTGCATCATGCGTCTCGTTCGACCGGGAGTAGATGAACACCAGCCAACTCAGGATCTGCGAATTCGAGTCTTGATCGCCATGATCGCTCAGCAACGCACTCAACACCGTCGGCGACGAGAGGAACCCCTTAAACGCGAACTTCTGGAGCAAGTTCCGCGCTTCTTGGAATCGCCTGCTCTTGGTGAGGAGGTGTACCATGGTGAAGTTGGTTGGGAGGGAATGGTGGTAGTGGGGAAGAGACTGCGCCCACTTGAAGAAATTCCAGGAGAGGGCGGTGTCGGCGGACAGCTGAAGCAGGATCTGGTGCACATTGGAGGTGGTGAAGCGATCGCTGACATGGGGGATCCACAGGGTACACCAATTCCCCTTTGAGACAATTGCGCAAACACCTTGAATGAATGCCGCCTCGTTCCTTCCGTTCGAAATGCCGCCCATCTCAAGACGACCGGCCAAAGAAATCGCTTCAATTCCACTGGCGACGAGGTCCCGTTAAGCGCCACCGCATCTCTGCCTTTCGATTTGCACAGGTGACGCTGTGGAGGTCGCCAACTTTCCGACGCACTCTCCCACCCGCGACCAGCCTGCCTTGTCGCGTGCATGTGCGCATGCCAAATCCTAATCTATACATATGAATATGATGTTCGCATTGATGTGGCATATATGCGATAGCTAATAATTACaagatcatattattattattattacgatCTCTATACTGAAAATTTCTATAATtctgaaagtaaaataaataatcttatttagttatattaataaaaatataatacctGACACTTGGATCAGTACGGAAGTGatagacaaaaaaataatttcaatattcATTTCAggatgttaaaattaatttttttatcgataaaatcatTACAAATGaaagatatattaaaattatctttttatctattaCTTTTTTACCGATCTAATATATTGTGTCATACGTTGTGTTTCAGCTGATGACATTAAAACAAATGAGGTTACTtatttcattttcaaaattataaaaatctcaatgtaaatttttaaagtataaagatcacATTATTAATAGAGTATGAGATAAACTATAATTAGCCACCTAATATCTCACATAATTaggatatattattttatgatatttatatatttatttataattttaaataatattttttcctaTACTAattatctcatttctctaagcttaaGTATCTATAAATCTTCTTAGCAGTCCTCTATTATGTcaccattttttttattttgtaactCAATGTATCCACCATCATATACTTATACTGGAAATACTAAATACATTTATTTAATAGTCTAATATAAATTCATAAAGGGTTGAAAATTCAAGGTATTAACTTACTTGATTGGTAAATATTTTGTCAAGATCTAATAGTTATTGGATACTTATATTTCATGAAAGCATCCTTGTTTTAACAATCATCCCACATTTTAGTCTGTGAATAATACGTATATGTCGAGAAAAATtgatttgtcaaaaaaaaaaacaccctAAATTATCAAGCAACGAATGAGTAAAAATTTCAACAGAAATTTCCACGCATGAACAAGAAAAATTATCAGAGAAACTTCGAAGGAAGACCAAATGCTATCTGCAACACAAGTTTGTCACGTAATCCATAGTAATATATCCTCGTAAAGATTTCCTTTCTTCTGGATGCAACTCAGGTCTCATCGTCAGACCAGTCGAAAACGAGGACGAGAAGCCTCCAAAGGAAACGATAACGAAGTCTTATATTGCATATGAATGAAGCGAAGTCAAGCTTGGAAACCCACGAAGCTTTTAGCCGCCAAACAAGCTTACATAACCCCTCCTCATTGCATGCCGTCGACTTCATCCTTGGCCTTGAGATGGCTGAGCCCCACAGAATCCACCCGGCTGCGGTGGACGTCGAATCTCCACTTCCGTCGCCGTCGCAAGCCGCAAAGAGCGGTGAGAACGACCAACAGCAGCCAAAGagttcgaggaggaggaggagccgctGCTGCAGGTGCCTGTGCTGCACGGTCCTCACCCTTGTCGTCCTCATCATAGCCATTGGCGCCACTGTCGGCATCCTGTACCTCGTCTTCCGCCCCAAGATCCCCAAGTACTCCGTCGACCGTCTCACCCTCTCCAACTTCACCGTCGACGACGACACGACCATCAGCGCCACCTTCAACTTGACGGTCACCGCGAGGAACCCCAACAGGCGGATCGGCATCTACTACGGGCACGGCAGCCACCTGAGTGCGTGGTACAACGGCACCAGGCTGTGTACCGGAGCCTTCCCCGTGTTCTACCAGGGCCACCGGAACACGACGGTGGTGAGCCTGTTGCTCGCGGGGGAGACGCAGCTGGGCAGCGGGCTGCTGCAagagctgcagcagcagcagcagcagacggGGACGGTACTGCTGGACTTCAGGGGAAGTGTGCCGGTGAGGGTGAAGCTAGGGAGGCTGAAGCTTCCGAAGGTGAGCTTCAAGGTGAGGTGCAACATCGTGGTGAACAGCTTGAGTAGCAGCAACAGCATCAGCCTCAGATCAAGCCACTGCAAGTTCAAGTTGAAGCTCTGATTCCTTTCCTTCTCACATCTCGACTTCTCTCTTTGTATCATCTACCAATTTATGTCATTTGTATCAGAAGATGTTGCATGCAGACATGTTAAAGCATATGCATGCACAGTCTGAACATGCCTAGCCATTAGCTCAGTTTATTTGCATTTGATCATTGATAGTATATTCCAATGTATCTTAAAATTATCATTGGAGTTGGATGAGAATTTTAAGATTATAAAAGAGAGAAGGAAAGAAGATTGTTACTTGAAACAAAGTTGGGTCATGCATGCAGTCTAAATCCAACAAAGCCTAAGGAATGCTTTGGTCAACACATGAAACTTCATGCGTTGACCTCCTTAGATATCATGTGAAtatccttcaaagttctcattgatatattattttaattttttgttttaaaTTGGTAGATAAGacataatattttgatttatgtGTTTAATAtgttaaatatttttcatcaatCAAAACCTGTCAAAGTCAATCTAAGTTGTATCAAAATAAACTGACAGCATACTAAATCTTAGCTACAATATTTTCTAAATCAAATATGGTGTAATGAATCTTTCCTAATTGCATACGATTATGGCCACAACACTAAAATAGAGGTCAACTCAAATAGGATATTAGTACTCTCTTTATTATGCACTTAATATTATTCTTCCACCTCGCATAACTATTAATGTCTAGTTTTATAGAAATCTCGTATGTCAAATCATTAAGAGtttaaaatttaaagaaaattttTCTTAAGAAAATCGAGTTAGGTCAAGTCAATCTCAAGTACATAGTGTTGATGATCAAAtttaatattgttaattttttacgatatctatgtaataattatgatgatatatgattatatatatagtgattttttaaaaaaagttatTTTTGTTCCCAAAAGTGATTTTTACTTTTGTtcccaaaaaattaaaatagaaaatcaATGATATATGCTCATAAGTGTCCTATTCAAAGCTTTCgtgaaaaattttaaatcattttgaATAGTTCATGATGcactattttttaattttttaaaaaaataatacatcaattaTTAGGAAAATTTTTTAGACCAatttttttacatatattattGACCTATTTAGAAACTCAAATGTAAAAAAGTATTATAtggatatattataattttttttagaaatataaaaataagggAAAAAATAACACATTGTTTAGATGATCAAAAATCAAGAAACATACtaaaaaaattctctaaaatgAAAAACCACATATATCCATAAGTGTCGTAATTAAAACTTTCTAACAATTTTAAATCATTTTAAACAGCGTATCAcctattagaattttttttctaGAGATAAGTTTCTACACATATTGTTGACCTATTTAGAAACTCAAATGTGAAAAAATATTGTATGGATGCATTATAATTTATTAGAagtataaaatgagaaaataaaaaataacacatagatgataaaaaaaaattcataaaaatatcaaaaaaattctctAAACTATAAAAATTTAATGACATATGTCTATAATTCTCTTATGCATTATAATAAGAGTTTGATGACATGAT encodes:
- the LOC135584125 gene encoding pentatricopeptide repeat-containing protein At5g38730-like, with the protein product MGGISNGRNEAAFIQGVCAIVSKGNWCTLWIPHVSDRFTTSNVHQILLQLSADTALSWNFFKWAQSLPHYHHSLPTNFTMVHLLTKSRRFQEARNLLQKFAFKGFLSSPTVLSALLSDHGDQDSNSQILSWLVFIYSRSNETHDAIQILELMKSRGLRLDPHACSALLSALAKARLTATAWNVYDDILRMGVVANVHILNVMIHVCFKSGDTEKAEKLVSEMDGKVVRPDLFTYNTLISLYCKKGMHYEALAVQERMEKEGIHPDIVTYNSLIYGFCKDGRMREASRLFKEIKGAAPNQVTYTTLIDGYCRVNDLDEGLRLREEMEAKGMYPGVATYNAIIRKLCEEGKMRAVNDLLNEMDDRRVQPDNVTCNTLINAYCKRGNMDFAWKLRNKMLESGQVLDQFTYKALIHGFCKVQELDEAKEVLLDMLDAGFAPNYSTYSWLVDSYCSLNNVEAVLSIPDEIAHRGLSVDKSLYRALIRRLCKRGLVDFAQKAFNKMLEKGLLGDSLVYASLAYAYLSTGKRIAACEILNEMVKKQLMITAKIYKSLCASLANDSGILDLLWSHAIERGLIARNVYKLMQEAKLNSQNDTMNMSSPF
- the LOC135628736 gene encoding NDR1/HIN1-like protein 6, which translates into the protein MAEPHRIHPAAVDVESPLPSPSQAAKSGENDQQQPKSSRRRRSRCCRCLCCTVLTLVVLIIAIGATVGILYLVFRPKIPKYSVDRLTLSNFTVDDDTTISATFNLTVTARNPNRRIGIYYGHGSHLSAWYNGTRLCTGAFPVFYQGHRNTTVVSLLLAGETQLGSGLLQELQQQQQQTGTVLLDFRGSVPVRVKLGRLKLPKVSFKVRCNIVVNSLSSSNSISLRSSHCKFKLKL